One segment of Triticum aestivum cultivar Chinese Spring chromosome 2A, IWGSC CS RefSeq v2.1, whole genome shotgun sequence DNA contains the following:
- the LOC123187892 gene encoding non-specific lipid transfer protein-like 1 → MARPAHAVVAAVLTVVLALASGAASQAPAAGPAGPAGDCGSALTGLAGCLPYISPGAAQGKPPKECCAGVKAALASPASVACLCDAFGKDYGIPMNLTRAKGLPAACGGNPAALSNCSLKLPGGAPNGAPTEAPTPTSGSTPATISPSPAKSAATRSPVSAATLLLAAVLAPLLSYYYL, encoded by the exons ATGGCGCGCCCCGCCCACGCCGTCGTCGCGGCGGTCCTGACCGTCGTCCTCGCGCTGGCGTCCGGCGCGGCGTCgcaggcgccggcggcggggccggcggggCCGGCGGGGGACTGCGGCTCCGCGCTGACGGGCCTCGCCGGCTGCCTCCCCTACATCTCGCCGGGGGCCGCGCAGGGCAAGCCGCCCAAGGAGTGCTGCGCCGGCGTCAAGGCCGCGCTCGCCAGCCCCGCCAGCGTCGCCTGCCTCTGCGACGCCTTCGGCAAGGACTACGGCATCCCCATGAACCTCACCCGCGCCAAGGGCCTCCCCGCCGCCTGCGGCGGCAACCCGGCCGCCCTCAGCAACTGCAGCC TGAAACTGCCCGGCGGAGCCCCTAACGGCGCCCCTACTGAAG CACCTACACCAACTTCTGGATCAACCCCAGCAACCATCAGCCCAAGCCCAGCGAAATCGGCAGCGACCAGGTCTCCCGTCTCGGCGGCAACCCTCCTCCTAGCCGCGGTGTTGGCGCCTCTGCTCTCCTActactacctctga